The DNA region GGAATAATCAGGGTCTCGCCCACGGATCACCCTTAGCTTTACGGGTGTCGTACTCCCCTTGATCGTAATGCCAAGATGTTGGTTGATAATCTCCATCTCTTCGTTGCCGAAAGATGTACGCTCATAAACCATAGAACGTGTAACGAGTAAAACAACGATACTTCCAAAGACCACAGCAAACCCCAAATATGCTATCAGACAGCCACAGCCGGTCGGTATTCTTTTTTTCGTTTTTTCTTTGATCATATTTTTTGTCACTCGCTGACCACGTTTATATAGTTTATCTCAAGGTCTTCCGTACCTGTCAGCAGGCAGCCCTTTTCCTTGCAGTAGTTTATGTAGCTGATTATCTCCTTCGTTATGCGCTCGCCGGGGGCAAGTATGGGTATTCCGGGGGGATAGCACATCACGAATTCTCCGCATATCTGACCCTCGCTCTCGTTTATCCATACGGGGTGCTTGTCGCTGTAAAAGGCTTTCTGCGGACTCATTTCAACCTGCGGGTCGATGTACTCGTGGTCGAAAAGACCTGTGGGGTCTTTTGAATAAAGGCGCTTTATCTCGCTGAGTGAGGATATGAAACGCTCTATTTCAAGTTCTCTGTCGCCCGCGGATACTATGGCGAGGATATTGCCGATATCGCCGAACTCTATCTGTATATCGTAGTCGTCGCGGAGTATATCATATACCTCAACTCCCGCAAGCCCGATATCTCGGGTGTGAACACTCAGCTTGGTGGAGTCGAAAGCGTAGAAATCATCGCCGTTTTCCAACTCCTTGCCGTAGGCGTAGTAGCCGCCTATCTTGTTTATCTCCTCGCGGGCGTAGTCGGAATAAGCCACTGCCTTTGCAAATAGCTCCTTGCCGTTCATGGCGAGGTTCTTTCTTGCGATATCAAGGCTGACCATAAGCAGATAGGAACCGCTGGTGGTCTGGGTGAGGTTGATTATCTGGCGGACATAGCCCTCGGATACCGTGTTTTTGCACAGCAGAAGTGAGGACTGCGTAAGGCTGCCGCCTGTCTTGTGTATGCTTACCGCCGCCATATCAGCCCCTGCCGCCATTGCAGAACAGGGCAGACCCTCACCGAAATAGAGGTGGGTGCCGTGGGCTTCGTCCGCCAGCACCAGCATACCGTGTTCGTGGGCAAGCTTGACTATGGCGCGGATATCGGAGCATATGCCGTAGTAGGTGGGATTGTTCACCAGCACCGCCTTGGCATCGGGGTTCTCGCGGATAGCCTTTTCAACTGCACTTACCGACATACCGAGGGGTATGCCCAGACGCTTGTTGGTGCCGGGGTCAACGTAGACAGGCACAGCACCGCATACAACAAGGGCGTTTATGGCGCTCCTGTGGACGTTTCTGGGCATGATTATCTTTTCGCCCGCCTTGCAGGCAGTGAATACCATGGTCTGCACTGCGGAGGTAGTTCCCCCCACCATAAAGAAAGCGTGGTCAGCCCCGAAAGCGTCCGCCGCCAGCTGTTCGGATTCCTTTATTACCGAAACGGGGTGGCAGAGGTTATCCAGATTTTTCATGGAATTGACATCGCAAGCCATACACTGGTCGCCCAGAAAGGCTTTAAGTTCTTTATTCATACGACCGCCCTTGTGCCCAGGCACATCAAGTCGGACGATACGGTTTTTCATGTGTTTTTTCAGTGCCTCGTAAAGCGGCGCTTTGCTTTGCAATTCATAATTCATAATTCATAATTCATAATTATTGGCAGGGGCTATTCAATTCATGATCTATAATTTACAATTATTGGAAAATCTATGTTTTAGCCCGTGCAATAGCTATGGATCAATATCCCCCCTTGTTGATTTGATGATAGAGGTAAGTATTTTTATAAGTTCGGTACAGTCATCGTGTATCGAATCGAATTGAGCTTTTGTTATATAGTCTGTCCTGTACAGCAGTTCAAGCCAGTACTCGGTCTCTGAAGCTTCTTTCAGTGCGATGTTCACCTTAGCACAGAAGTCCGCACGGCTTTGTCCGCGCATGGCTTCTTTAAGGTTAGCACCGATACTCGTACCGCTTCTCAGAACCTGTTTTGACATGACAAATTCTTTTTTGCTGTCGCAGAGAAACTGATAAAGCCTGACAATGCGAACAGCAAAATCCATACTTTTTTCAAGTACGATATTATTTTGTTTCACACCACATCATGCCCTCCATATAAAAACATAACCCACAATCCATAATTATTCCCGCAAAGCGAATCGACAGTGCAAAGCACCTAAGCACCCTGTCAATAATTATGAATTGTGAATTATGAATTATGAATTAATAAATGTTCATTCCGCTGTATATCTCTATCATCTCGCGGCGGAGACTGTCGGTGATATCAAGACGCTGTTTAGGGGTAAGCTCGTAGACGTCCTTTTTGAACAGGTAGTTCTGGAGGTCGATCTCCTTTATCAGCAGCTTGGTGTGAAAAATATTGGACTGATATACATTGACATCGATGGCATCATACTTGGTAAGGGTAGATTTATCGATATAATCCTGAATGGAAGTGATATCGTGGTCGATGAAGAACTTTTTGCCCAGCACATCACGGGTGAATCCGCGGACGCGGTAGTCGATGGTGATGATATCGGAATCGAAGCTGGCTATCAGGTAATTCAGGGCATTAAGGGGAGATATAGTACCGCAGGTAGATACGTCTATATCCACCCTGAAAGTGGAGATAGAGTTATCGGGGTGATACTCGGGGAAGGTGTGTACGGTCACGTGGCTCTTATCCAGATGAGCGTGTATCATCTCGGGAGTATCGGGGAGAATGCCCAGATTGCAGGAGGGATCGATAGAATCCTTATCCAGCTCCTTTTCGGCGATGAGGACATTCACGGAAGCGCCCTGGGGTTCATAATCCTGTTTGGAAATATTAAGCACGCGGGCACCGATCATCTCGGTAACGTCGCAGAGTATTTTGGTAAGACGTTCGGAGTTATACTGCTCGTCGATATACTCGATATAATCCTTTTGTTCTTTCTGACCTTTAGCGTAACAAACGTCGTAGATATTAAAGCTGAGGGTCTTGGTAAGATTATTGAAGCCGTAAAGGGTGATCTTATTATTCTCCAATCTGCCATCTATCCTTTCGGTGTATTTAAAGCAAACCGCGTAAACAGGCGGGTTTGCGGTGGTTGAACATGGTATGGTGGAAAGCTGTAAACATCTTACAGCAAACTACACATCATTATAGCATATTTTTTTATAAATGTAAAGAGACTGGGGTGTAAAAGTTTTTATGAGTGAAGTGATTTCGCGGCAGCAAACCCGAGCCCAAAACAAACTACGCCGCGAATCAAAGCGCGCGGTTTATGCGACTGCGTCGGCATATGCCTCGCGCTAGCAGGCTTGCGGGAGTTTGAGGGCAGAGCCCTCAACTCAAGGCGCAAAAGCGACGTGGCAACAAAGCAATAAATAGCACAGCGAACTTCCGACCAAATAAGGCGCAGCAATAATCAAAAAATCGAAAGGCTGTTGCAACCGCAGTACCCTCTAACCATATCCGAACATCAGAGTAAAAAAACATAATTACTGGTGAAATAAGCTGTTTCAGTGCGCACATCCCCAAGCCCTCTTCAAAAAAAGAGGACTCGGGGGTGTTATGTTCTGCTGGTTTTTATGCCGTTTTCAGTTCAAAAACGGTCGAGGAGTATATTTTTCGCCCGAAACGAAATAGGTATATACGGTCATCAGGTATTTTTTTCATGGATAGACCCCTTCCACTTTAGCACGCTAATACAAAAGTTGACAAAGTTGACATAAATTGACACGCTTTTGTCAGAAAAAGATTTACCGAAATTACGGCGTTTAAGCCTTGTTTTTGAGAAAATTGACAATGTTGACAAGGTAAGGGGAAAAATGAAAAAATAGTAGGTAATTTCCAATATGTGGTAAATTTACTTTTTTAAAGTATCCTTACTACCCTGTCAATTTTGTCAACTTTCATGTTTTTACCTCTGAAAGCCCTATTTTTCGGGGTTATAGAGTTGACATCTTCGTGTCAACTTTTGTCAATTTTGTCAATTTTGTGGTGGGATTGACTTGTATTCTCTTTTTTGGCTTGCCTCTGCACAGAAATCTTCTGAAACCATAGTCCTGTTTAAGAACGCCGAATGCTCCCTCAGCCTGTATGCTCCCGTTCATTCGCACTTGACAATTTCTCATTTTTGTGGTACAAGCCTTTCGTTGGTTTAATGGTTTTTGCAATTATATTATACCACAAAAAGAAGAGCTTGGAACTACCTTTCAGGTCAGTCTATGCCAGGCTCTTTTTCTTTGTTTGGGCTGCAACAGCACCATTTTCAGTACATTTAATTGTATACAAAGTTTTTGAAAATCACGGGCAGCGTCTTGACAAAATATATGTCTTGTGCTATACTGTAATACTTTACTAACAGACAAAAGGAGGAACAAAATATGTTATTTTCAAAAGGAACACCCGAAATCAGAATACGCCGAAAGATCTCTCCCCGCGGAACATTCAAAAGCGGCATAGTTTTCAGCGTTAAAAACGGACTTGGCAAGTTGCGGAATGAATTTGGCGCATCGGACGATCACTACGATACAAACAATATCCTTATGCTTGGCGACACGCCGCTGATTCAGGCTGAAGTCCCATGCTGCCCCACCTGCCGCAGTCTGCTGATGGCGGGTTACGGCATTGAAAATGCCGATTCTCCCGAACTGCGGGCGGTGTGTGATGCAGTCAATGCTGACTATATCGACATCGAACATTCCTTTGAGATAATGCGCCCTCTCCTTGGTCTTCTGGAAGACGGCTATTATCTTCTGGCGGACGCTGAATGTATCCCCACCGACGGCGACGGGAAATTCTTCTGGGATATCGACCCCACCCTGCACGAATATGATGCTGCGACTTCGGCTTATTACATATCCGAGGAAGACGGCTGTTTTCTTTGCGCCTGCGAAGACGTTGAACCGATGTTTCTGTACCCCACACAATCGGCATCGGTTTTCAACAGAGAACGTGCTGAATACTACCGCGAACACAACCGCGACTACGAAAACGCACCCCGCGCCATAGCTTTCAACTCCGCCTACGGTATCAGTGCGCTTCTTGACGGTCATCACAAGGCGGCAGCGGCGGCGATGAACGGTCAGCGGGTAAAGTGTCTGCTGATAATACCATCTTTTGAACAATTCTGTAAGCCTGTGGGCGGCGAATGGGAATTCAGCCGACAGGTATTCACAAACGAAATCTTTTTTACCGCGGAAGATTTCACCGAAAAAGAAATAGCACAGTTCAGAAAAGAATGGGTCGTGAAGCACGCAAAAATAAATTCGCCAAACCGAAAAAAGCTTGAACTTTTCCCCCACAAGTTCAAGCCTAGAGAATGGGAGAGCGAATTTACCGCGTATGCTGAAAAATACCCCACAGTTCGTCAGCTGGTGCTTGAAAAGCTGTTCGGGATAACCGACAGGTATACAGAAATTGTCACTTGCCTGAGAGATGGGCTGAAAGCTGACAAATCGCTGTATTCCCTGACGGATATCGACAGCGGACTTTTCAGGAACAACCGTGAGAAAGGCGAGGAGATACCCGCACTCCGACTTCTGCTTGAAAAAGCACATCGCGACAATGATAAGTCGCTGAAAGAAGTGGCGTTTGAGATAGTGCGCACACATTTCGGCGGATATGTGCTGACCGCCGCTGCGCTGAGGTATCTGCTGATGTTCGATAACGACAGCGATGTTGAAAAAGTGTTCGTGGATATCATATCCGATGCAGAAGAATATGAGAGGTATGGAGATATAGCAGTTGACTACTGGCAGGACGTTTTATAATTCATAATATGGTTATCCCCTTAACACACCACAAGTAAAATCACTGCACCAAAGCAGCCAAAAGCCTTAAATACGCACTGTTTTCCAGCTTGCGACGGTTGAATTTGTAACAGTATTCGGCAGCATATAACGCTGTGTGGATCTTTTCGTTTTCGTGGTTAGTCCCCATGATCATTGCTTTGAAGTTTGATATAACTTTATGCATCCAATTCAGCTGACCGCTTTTCGGATCATATGTCTCAAAAACATGGAAGTATTTCTGTGCCAGCGGTTTCTTGTAGCTTCGGGCATTATCACTCTCGATCTTCGAGCCTGCGCGGATATTATCCCTGGCAAATCTACCAACAGTTATACCCTTTAAATTCGGCACATCGCTCATTTTAACGTACTCGGGATTTCCTGCTGCGTTCTTTGATAAAGCTACGATCATCTTGACTTTTTCAGTACCTCTGCCGCGCTTTTTACCGTGAGTCGGAGCACCGAGATACGTGTCATCAAGTTCAACGATTCCGTCGAGCAAATAGCGTTCTTCACGGCATTTCATAGCTTTTCTGATGCGATGAAGGATGTACCAGGCTGTCTTGTAGGTCACCCCCAAAGACCTCATCAGCGTAACAGCAGAAACGCTGCATTTGTTGCTCATAATGAGGAATGCGGTGACTATCCACAGTCTGAGCGGAATATGTGTTCTGTGCATAAAAGTTCCGTTTGTGGCGGATATATCTGCTTTACAGAACTTGCAGCGCAGCAGATGGCGTGACCTTATCCTGCGGTACTCAGAGCCACCGCAAAACGGGCAGGCAAAGCCCTTTTCAAAGCGGATATCAAGCAGAAAATCCTTGCAAAAGCTTTCATCTGCGAACTTTGAGTATATCCCATCAAGTGTGATCTCAGGTTTCGGAAATCTTTTTGACATAGCGACAGCTCCCTTCGGTTTCTGTCACTATTATACTATATTTTCTGAGTTTTGAGGTCTGTTTATTTGGACAGCATTGTAAATTATCTGTGGTGTGTTAAAGGGATAACCATGTTTTTGTTTGATTCGTTCATATGTACTCCTCTGGGTATCAACACGACTGTATTGTATAAAGATATTTCCCGTTCTTCAGTTTTGAAATCCGGATAATTTTCAGCGCATAATCCTCACCGCTGCGAACCCTGAACGATTGCTGGATGAAATGAGTGACTCTTTCATTCAGCGTTTCAAGATCAAAGAATGTCAGGTACCTGTCACGATCATCCGGATGCACTTCATGGTCAGCAAATTCGAGAATCCCTTTGCGCAGGGAAATCTTACCGTATACTTTTGCAAAACCCGCATTGGAGTATATCTGTACTGCAATGTCTTTATCCGGTGTGATCTCTGTTACAAGGTTATAGGTTGCATAAAGTGACTGGCTGTATTTGAGGATCAGATAATCGCTACGCTCCGACTCGATCACATGAACCGTAGCTGCTATCAAATGTCTATCTCCGGCTGATGCCACCAGCTTCGTAGAGAACGTGTAAACAACTTCATTCATGATGTTATTCATTTTCTGAACGCCGCCACGATGGATAGTCATCTTTATTTGCATCATAAATCGATCACGGTATTCATACTGTTCGTCATTAACATCATGCTCGATCTGTTTTGCTGAATTATAGCCAAGTTTTGATATCTCTTTGATATACGCCGTATTTACATACGGATAAGTTATCACGCCGTTATTGTACTCTATTAATGCAAGCGGAGCCGTACTGAGCATCTCATCCGAATTTGCCGCATCGGAAGAAGTCATAAGCGGATCACCGCTTAAAAAATTCACTTTTCCGGCATCGTTCCAAAAGTCACGCTCACTTGCGGATTCTGATGGATGTTGTGAAAGATAACCTAAAAAATCCGCTTCACACAACGGCTTTGAATAATAATATCCCTGTACGATCTCACAGCCGATACTTCTTAGGTAAGCAAGCTGTTCTTCGGTCTCTACGCCTTCCGACAGCGTGTGGATCCCAAGTGCCTTAGCCATATTGATGATAGAATAGATTATTTTTCTTGAACACACATCGAATTGCTGCAGCAGAGACATATCGATTTTCAGCACATCAAACCGGTAATCCTTCAGAACGTTCAGAGATGAGTAGCCGCTTCCGAAATCATCAAGCCACACACTGAATCCGGCATCATTGAACTGTTTAAACAATCTGCGTGTTTTCTCCCTGTTTCTCAGCATAGTGCTTTCTGTAATTTCAAGGTGAATCGTATTGACGGGAACATCATACTCTGACAGTATCTTGGTGATCTCCCGTAACATATCTGTTTCAACAAAATCAATTCTTGAAAGGTTGATGGAAAACGTCATGTCCTTGCAGTCGTTTTGCTGATAGAATCGACAGACATTTTTCAGCATTGCCAGATCAAGCTTGTGGATCAGCCTATATTCCTCAAGCAGACCGATAAACTCACCTGGCGGTATCAGTCCTCGCTGCGGATCTTCCCATCTTGCTAATGCCTCAGCGCCGCAGACTTTTCCGGAGATAGTCCTTGTCAATGGCTGGAAGTATGTTTTAATACAGCCTTTGCTAAGGGCATCTTCAAATCTGTTTACAAAATCCATTCTCTATCACCTCTTGATTATAAAATATATTATATTACACCCTTCATAAGGGAAATGTAAATTGCCGTATGAGGCTTGTATCAATGTACTGCAGTTTTCAGCCTGTATTCTGTAACTATTGTTATACTTCTGTCAATTTGTTTGTAATTATTATTCTATTATTATATATAATGATATTATATCACAAATTATCTTATTTTTCAAGACTTTTCTGTTCGTTATCCACTTTTCCCCGGTAAATTTTTGATCCTAAACACGATCTCTGTCTGCCTAATCACATCTCCACCACACGAAAAGTAAGTACACATCCCAAATCAACGACTGTGATTTATTATAGAATGCAGCTTTTGACTGCCTGTATACCGAGCATATGAGCGAGATGAAAAACGAGCAGTATAACAAAAGAGCGGCTCCGGGAAAGGATACTCTCCAAACTCGGAGCCGCTGTTTCTACGCTTGAAACTTTAGCAAATAAAGATATAATGGTGTGATCTGTAGCTGCAAAGCAGAATGTCCGAAAGAAATGCCCAGGGAAATACTTGCCAGTAGATCACTAGGCATCAGATTCAGGTTTCAACAGACTATTGATTTGCAGGCAGTATGACCTCCGCAGTAAAAGTATAGCCTTTTCCCGCTTATTTACAGGAAAGATCCAGTGTTCCGCCGTATTTCTACAGTGTGTTTCGGACGCTTTTCAAGCCCAGTCCATGATGCTTTCTGTCAGGCTTGTTCGTTATAATATCTGCTGAGACATCGATATACCCTCTGCACGGATTGCTGATACTGATTAAATTCAGCTGACCGCTTGTCGGATCATATGTCTCAAAAACATGGAAGTATTTCTGTGCCAGCGGTTTCTTGTAACTTCGGGCATTATCACTCTCGATCTTCGAGCCTGCGCGGATATTATCCCTGGCAAATCTACCCACAGTTATGCCCTTTAAATTCGGCACATCGCTCATTTTAACGTACTCGGGATTTCCTGCTGCGTTCTTCGATAAAGCTACAATCATCTTGACTTTTTCAGTACCTCTGCCGCGCATTTTACCGTGAGTCGGAGCACCGAGATACGTGTCATCAAGTTCAACGATTTCGTCGAGCAAATAGCGTTCTTCACGGCATTTCATAGCTTTTCTGATGCACTGAAGGATGTACCAGGCTGTCTTGTAGGTCACCCCCAAAGACCTCATCAGCGTAACAGCAGAAACGCTGCATTTGTTGCTCATAATGAGGAATGCGGTGACTATCCACAGTCTGAGCGGAATATGTGTTCTGTGCATAAAAGTTCCGTTTGTGGCGGATATATCTGCTTTACAGAACTTGCAGCGCAGCAGATGGCGTGACCTTATCCTGAGGTACTCAGAGCCACCGCAAAACGTGCAGGCAAAGCCCTTTTCAAAGCGGATATCAAGCAGAAAATCCTTGCAAAAACCTTCATCTGCGAACTTTGAGTATATCCCATCAAGTGTGATCTCAGGTTTCGGAAATCTTTTTGACATAGCGACAGTTCCCTTCGGTTTCTGTCACTATTATACTATATTTTCCGGCTTTTGAGGTCTGTTTATTTGGACAGCATTGTAAATTATCTGTGGTGTGTTAAAGGGATAACCATGATTCACAATTATTGGCATGGAGATAACGTAGCTGTAATGAGGATAGAATGCCAAAGCTCTTCTCCTTGGAATTCTCTTCCACTTTTCTCGCTTTACTTTTCTCATAATTTGTGCTATAATATAAAAAGATCTTAACCAAGGACTGATGAACATGAGATACATTACCGAACTGTTTTCAAATATATTTGTGCTTACTGCCCTCGCTTCTTGGGCTGAAGCTCAGGTGCTTAAAACTATCATACACGCCATTGTCAATAAAAAATTTGATATCACCCGACTTTTCGGCGACGGAGGTATGCCAAGCGGTCATTCTGCTACAGTTACTTCTCTAGCCGCCTGCGTTGGTCTTGTGAAAGGTCTTGATTCCGTGGAATTCGCTATTGCGGGTATAGTCGCTGTTGTCGTCTGCCACGATGCAAGAGGTGTCCGCCTTGAAACAGGCAAACAGTCCACCATATTAAACGAGATGCAGAAGACCCTGAAACTACTGACTTCTCAGGAACTTCCCGAAGTCAAGCTCAAAGAGTTCGTAGGCCATACCCCGACACAGGTTGCCGCAGGCATAATCATGGGCATAGTGAATGCCATAATAGTATATAACCTGTTTACGTAGGCCTGTCCATGAAGCAGAGTCTTCCGTCGAAGGACTCTTGACTTCTGAACTTCAATATGATAAAATCATAGGGTATTTTAATTTTCTGGTTATCACGCTGACACACCAAATCAATTGGTGTAATATCGAAACTTGAAATACTTGGCGGTTATCGTTATACAGCACTTTGCAGTGGTGTATTAAATCGATAGCAATGTTTAATTTTGTTCACAAAAAGTGAGGTCGCTAAAATGATAAACGGACTGATATTCGATATGGACGGACTTATGGTCGATACCGAAAAAC from Ruminococcus albus AD2013 includes:
- a CDS encoding aminotransferase class I/II-fold pyridoxal phosphate-dependent enzyme, whose protein sequence is MNYELQSKAPLYEALKKHMKNRIVRLDVPGHKGGRMNKELKAFLGDQCMACDVNSMKNLDNLCHPVSVIKESEQLAADAFGADHAFFMVGGTTSAVQTMVFTACKAGEKIIMPRNVHRSAINALVVCGAVPVYVDPGTNKRLGIPLGMSVSAVEKAIRENPDAKAVLVNNPTYYGICSDIRAIVKLAHEHGMLVLADEAHGTHLYFGEGLPCSAMAAGADMAAVSIHKTGGSLTQSSLLLCKNTVSEGYVRQIINLTQTTSGSYLLMVSLDIARKNLAMNGKELFAKAVAYSDYAREEINKIGGYYAYGKELENGDDFYAFDSTKLSVHTRDIGLAGVEVYDILRDDYDIQIEFGDIGNILAIVSAGDRELEIERFISSLSEIKRLYSKDPTGLFDHEYIDPQVEMSPQKAFYSDKHPVWINESEGQICGEFVMCYPPGIPILAPGERITKEIISYINYCKEKGCLLTGTEDLEINYINVVSE
- a CDS encoding four helix bundle protein — protein: MKQNNIVLEKSMDFAVRIVRLYQFLCDSKKEFVMSKQVLRSGTSIGANLKEAMRGQSRADFCAKVNIALKEASETEYWLELLYRTDYITKAQFDSIHDDCTELIKILTSIIKSTRGDIDP
- the speD gene encoding adenosylmethionine decarboxylase — its product is MENNKITLYGFNNLTKTLSFNIYDVCYAKGQKEQKDYIEYIDEQYNSERLTKILCDVTEMIGARVLNISKQDYEPQGASVNVLIAEKELDKDSIDPSCNLGILPDTPEMIHAHLDKSHVTVHTFPEYHPDNSISTFRVDIDVSTCGTISPLNALNYLIASFDSDIITIDYRVRGFTRDVLGKKFFIDHDITSIQDYIDKSTLTKYDAIDVNVYQSNIFHTKLLIKEIDLQNYLFKKDVYELTPKQRLDITDSLRREMIEIYSGMNIY
- a CDS encoding transposase, translated to MQKPLNQRKACTTKMRNCQVRMNGSIQAEGAFGVLKQDYGFRRFLCRGKPKKRIQVNPTTKLTKLTKVDTKMSTL
- a CDS encoding IS1595 family transposase; protein product: MSKRFPKPEITLDGIYSKFADESFCKDFLLDIRFEKGFACPFCGGSEYRRIRSRHLLRCKFCKADISATNGTFMHRTHIPLRLWIVTAFLIMSNKCSVSAVTLMRSLGVTYKTAWYILHRIRKAMKCREERYLLDGIVELDDTYLGAPTHGKKRGRGTEKVKMIVALSKNAAGNPEYVKMSDVPNLKGITVGRFARDNIRAGSKIESDNARSYKKPLAQKYFHVFETYDPKSGQLNWMHKVISNFKAMIMGTNHENEKIHTALYAAEYCYKFNRRKLENSAYLRLLAALVQ
- a CDS encoding EAL domain-containing protein, which produces MDFVNRFEDALSKGCIKTYFQPLTRTISGKVCGAEALARWEDPQRGLIPPGEFIGLLEEYRLIHKLDLAMLKNVCRFYQQNDCKDMTFSINLSRIDFVETDMLREITKILSEYDVPVNTIHLEITESTMLRNREKTRRLFKQFNDAGFSVWLDDFGSGYSSLNVLKDYRFDVLKIDMSLLQQFDVCSRKIIYSIINMAKALGIHTLSEGVETEEQLAYLRSIGCEIVQGYYYSKPLCEADFLGYLSQHPSESASERDFWNDAGKVNFLSGDPLMTSSDAANSDEMLSTAPLALIEYNNGVITYPYVNTAYIKEISKLGYNSAKQIEHDVNDEQYEYRDRFMMQIKMTIHRGGVQKMNNIMNEVVYTFSTKLVASAGDRHLIAATVHVIESERSDYLILKYSQSLYATYNLVTEITPDKDIAVQIYSNAGFAKVYGKISLRKGILEFADHEVHPDDRDRYLTFFDLETLNERVTHFIQQSFRVRSGEDYALKIIRISKLKNGKYLYTIQSC
- a CDS encoding IS1595 family transposase, which translates into the protein MSKRFPKPEITLDGIYSKFADEGFCKDFLLDIRFEKGFACTFCGGSEYLRIRSRHLLRCKFCKADISATNGTFMHRTHIPLRLWIVTAFLIMSNKCSVSAVTLMRSLGVTYKTAWYILQCIRKAMKCREERYLLDEIVELDDTYLGAPTHGKMRGRGTEKVKMIVALSKNAAGNPEYVKMSDVPNLKGITVGRFARDNIRAGSKIESDNARSYKKPLAQKYFHVFETYDPTSGQLNLISISNPCRGYIDVSADIITNKPDRKHHGLGLKSVRNTL
- a CDS encoding divergent PAP2 family protein; its protein translation is MNMRYITELFSNIFVLTALASWAEAQVLKTIIHAIVNKKFDITRLFGDGGMPSGHSATVTSLAACVGLVKGLDSVEFAIAGIVAVVVCHDARGVRLETGKQSTILNEMQKTLKLLTSQELPEVKLKEFVGHTPTQVAAGIIMGIVNAIIVYNLFT